From one Lolium rigidum isolate FL_2022 chromosome 4, APGP_CSIRO_Lrig_0.1, whole genome shotgun sequence genomic stretch:
- the LOC124646551 gene encoding O-glucosyltransferase rumi-like, with protein MGGYMPEGGGGRAARAGRYPPLASLVVSTIAAFSAVIVIAVLHSAYDDALSRTRTLLGHNLEPTPWHPFPHDKGRPPPRAALRCASYLACLPPLSQPRPAAAALAPNNASTRPRRQCPSYFSAIHRDLAPWKRRADGVGGVTRALLESARARASMRVTITGGGTRLHVDLYYACVQSRALFTVWSLLQLMRRHPGRVPDVDLMFDCMDRPAINRTEHSGEGAPPPPPLFRYCTTRDHFDIPFPDWSFWGWPETHIEPWSREFKSIRQGAKKVRWPDRVPTAYWKGNPDVASPLRLALLACNDTNLWRAEIMRQNWDEEARSGYQNSKLSSQCTHRYKIYAEGFAWSVSLKYILSCGSTALLIDPLYQDFFSRGLEPRVNHLPVSTVGMCESIRDAVEWGNAHPDEAERVGRRGQRLMQDLAMDAVYDYMLHLLTEYAKLQDFRPAPPPTAQEACVGSVLCLADAHQRRFLEASAASPATAEPCSMPPDV; from the exons ATGGGTGGCTACAtgccggagggcggcggcggccgtgccgCCCGCGCAGGACGGTAcccgcctctcgcctccctcgtcgtctCCACCATCGCCGCCTTCTCCGCCGTCATCGTCATCGCCGTCCTCCACTCG GCGTACGACGACGCTCTGTCCCGGACGCGGACGCTGCTGGGGCACAACCTGGAGCCGACGCCGTGGCACCCGTTCCCGCACGACAagggccgcccgccgccgcgcgccgcgctCCGGTGCGCCTCCTACCTCGCCTGCCTCCCGCCGCTCTCGCAGCCGCGGCCGGCTGCGGCGGCGCTGGCACCCAACAACGCGtcgacgaggccgcggcggcagtgcCCGTCCTACTTCTCCGCCATCCACCGCGACCTCGCGCCCTGGAAGCGCCGCGCCGATGGCGTTGGCGGCGTCACGCGCGCTCTGCTCGAGTCAGCCCGCGCCAGGGCATCCATGCGCGTCACCATCACCGGCGGCGGGACGCGGCTGCACGTGGACCTCTACTACGCGTGCGTGCAGAGCCGCGCGCTCTTCACGGTGTGGAGCCTCCTGCAGCTGATGCGGCGGCACCCCGGCCGCGTCCCCGACGTGGACCTCATGTTCGACTGCATGGACCGGCCCGCCATCAACCGCACCGAGCACAGCGGCGAGGgcgcgcccccgccgccgccgctgttccgGTACTGCACCACCCGCGACCACTTCGACATCCCGTTCCCGGACTGGTCCTTCTGGGGCTGGCCGGAGACGCACATCGAGCCGTGGAGCCGCGAGTTCAAGAGCATCCGGCAGGGCGCCAAGAAGGTGCGGTGGCCGGACCGGGTGCCCACCGCGTACTGGAAGGGCAACCCGGACGTGGCGTCGCCGCTCCGGCTCGCCCTCCTCGCCTGCAACGACACCAACCTCTGGCGAGCCGAGATCATGCGCCAG AACTGGGACGAGGAGGCGAGGTCCGGGTACCAGAACTCGAAGCTATCGAGCCAGTGCACGCACCGGTACAAGATCTACGCGGAGGGGTTCGCGTGGTCGGTGAGCCTGAAATACATCCTCTCCTGCGGCTCGACGGCGCTGCTGATCGACCCGCTGTACCAGGACTTCTTCAGCCGGGGGCTGGAGCCGCGGGTGAACCACCTGCCGGTGAGCACCGTCGGGATGTGCGAGTCCATCAGGGACGCCGTGGAGTGGGGCAACGCGCACCCGGACGAGGCGGAGCGCGTCGGGCGGCGCGGGCAGCGGCTGATGCAGGACCTGGCCATGGACGCCGTCTACGACTACATGCTGCACCTGCTCACCGAGTACGCCAAGCTGCAGGACTtccggccggcgccgccgcccacgGCGCAGGAGGCCTGCGTCGGCTCCGTGCTCTGCCTCGCCGACGCGCATCAGAGGAGGTTCCTCGAGGcgtccgccgcgtcgccggccaCTGCCGAGCCGTGCTCCATGCCTCCCGACGTCTGA